GCCGGCCACCGACATGCCGCAGGTGGACCAGTTGGCGGCCAGAGCGGTCACCGCGCCGGTCGCGATCACGGCGGCGGTCATCGCCGCCGGGTTCGACGGTGCGGCGACCAGACCGGCGGCGGCGCCGACCACGGCGGAGCCGGCGATCAGGCCGGTGCGGGCCTTACGGGTGACGGCCCGCTCGAGGGTCGGACGTATGTCGGGTACGTCGACGTTCAGGGGTGGGTGAGCCAGCGGCTCACGCACGAGTGTTTCCGTCATGACAGTGCTCCTTCGGTGTCGTACCTGTGACGGCTGTCGTACTGATGAGGGTGTGGCCGGGAACGGACGTCGCTGTCCGTCACCCGGTCACGGTGACGGTTCCGGTCATGTACCGGTGGACCGAGCAGTGGTACTCGTAGACGCCCGGTTCGGTGAAGGTGTGCTCGTAGCTGCCCTCGGCGGTGATGCCGCTGTCGAACTCACCTTCGGAGCCGACGTGGTGCAGGACCCCGCCGTCGTCGAACGTCCACCGGACGGTGCCGCCGACCGGCACCGTCACGTCCGTCGGTGCGAAGTGCACGTCGCGGACGACGACCTCCGCATCCGGTCCGGTGGGGGAGCCGGCGCACGAGGTCGCGGCCAGCATCGCGAGAGCGGCCACGCCCCACCGGATCCGCATCACTGGACGATGATCGTGCCGACCATGGCCGGATGCGGCGTGCAGTGGTAGGTGAACGTGCCGGCCTCGTCGAAGGTGTACTCGTAGGTGCC
This region of Rhodococcus sp. Z13 genomic DNA includes:
- a CDS encoding cupredoxin domain-containing protein; this translates as MRIRWGVAALAMLAATSCAGSPTGPDAEVVVRDVHFAPTDVTVPVGGTVRWTFDDGGVLHHVGSEGEFDSGITAEGSYEHTFTEPGVYEYHCSVHRYMTGTVTVTG